From Streptomyces griseorubiginosus, one genomic window encodes:
- a CDS encoding TetR/AcrR family transcriptional regulator C-terminal domain-containing protein, protein MPTKPSPIPSVWARPQRESDQPALSRAAIVREAIVMLDAEGVEALSMRKLATRLNAGAASLYRHVATKDELMELAVDEVAAEIDVPSADGPDWRAAVTEAARSFRTTALRHPWLPPVLGQAGLAYLGPNLMSYSERLAALFTAAGFPDPGTAIDAVLSYVIGMSTTEAAWLTTVARSGESESGLIARLLPAVQQATAPHSHLSRSHAETEEAVTTDPAALREAKFKAALDIVLDGLSLRLEAPAS, encoded by the coding sequence ATGCCGACGAAGCCGAGCCCCATCCCCTCCGTCTGGGCCCGCCCCCAGCGGGAGTCCGATCAGCCGGCGCTCAGCCGTGCCGCGATCGTGCGCGAGGCGATCGTCATGCTGGACGCGGAGGGCGTCGAGGCGCTGAGCATGCGCAAGCTCGCCACCCGGCTGAACGCGGGCGCCGCCTCCCTCTACCGGCACGTGGCCACGAAGGACGAGCTGATGGAGCTGGCGGTGGACGAGGTCGCCGCGGAGATTGACGTCCCGTCGGCGGACGGCCCCGACTGGCGCGCGGCCGTCACGGAGGCGGCCCGCTCCTTCCGCACGACAGCGCTACGGCACCCTTGGCTGCCCCCGGTCCTCGGCCAGGCGGGCCTCGCCTATCTCGGCCCCAACCTGATGTCCTACTCGGAGCGGCTGGCGGCCCTGTTCACGGCCGCCGGATTCCCGGATCCCGGTACGGCGATCGACGCGGTGCTGTCGTACGTGATCGGCATGAGCACCACGGAAGCGGCCTGGCTCACCACGGTGGCCCGCTCCGGTGAGTCGGAGTCCGGGCTGATCGCCCGCCTCCTGCCGGCGGTCCAGCAGGCCACGGCCCCCCACAGTCACCTGTCCCGGAGCCACGCCGAGACGGAGGAGGCGGTGACCACGGACCCGGCGGCCCTCAGAGAGGCCAAGTTCAAGGCCGCCCTGGACATCGTCCTGGACGGCCTGTCACTGCGGCTCGAAGCGCCGGCTTCCTGA
- a CDS encoding MFS transporter yields MDALETRDPRRWWILVVLCLSSLVLVVDSMALTVAVPVMTEEIGASAQDTQWILDSYILVFAGLLLTSGSLGDRFGRRRVMLIGLLLFGAASLAATWCTTPGEVIAVRVAMGLGGALIMPSTLSILITVFAEDERGKAMAAWSSVAMLGLVGSPVLGGVLIDHFSWQSIFLLNVPVVALALIAGVTLMPESRAPWQKADPLGALLSAAGMTALVWWIIELPQHGPWTAALPVALVSLTGFVIWENTTRSPMVPLVLFKHRDFSGGSLSLALVQIGNGGLLLVLTQYLQFVLGYSPVKAGLAFLPLAVTALLGNGAGVKLAAKYGNRWVILAGMLVMAACFALLTTVTADSGFTVPAVALGLLGLGAGLAMPAAVAALMGTIPEDKAGVGSALNDTVQQAGTALGIAILGSLLSSGFADRMPEGTPEQARHSIAGAVALKDPALVAAAREAFTASMSMTFTVSAIGVLAAAVLAALVMRGDRRTPKETTDREPALAA; encoded by the coding sequence ATGGACGCCTTGGAAACCCGCGATCCACGCCGCTGGTGGATCCTGGTCGTGCTCTGCCTGAGCAGCCTCGTGCTGGTCGTCGACAGCATGGCGCTGACCGTCGCGGTGCCCGTGATGACCGAGGAGATCGGCGCGAGCGCCCAGGACACCCAGTGGATCCTGGACTCCTACATCCTCGTCTTCGCCGGCCTCCTGCTCACCTCCGGCAGCCTCGGCGACCGCTTCGGCCGCCGCCGGGTCATGCTGATCGGGCTCCTGCTCTTCGGAGCCGCCTCCCTGGCCGCGACCTGGTGCACCACCCCCGGCGAGGTGATAGCCGTCCGGGTCGCGATGGGCCTCGGCGGCGCGCTGATCATGCCCTCCACGCTCTCGATCCTCATCACCGTCTTCGCCGAGGACGAACGCGGCAAGGCGATGGCCGCCTGGAGCTCGGTGGCCATGCTCGGACTGGTCGGCAGCCCCGTGCTGGGCGGCGTCCTCATCGACCACTTCTCCTGGCAGTCGATCTTCCTCCTCAACGTGCCGGTGGTCGCCCTGGCGCTCATCGCCGGCGTGACCCTGATGCCGGAGTCGAGGGCGCCCTGGCAGAAGGCCGACCCGCTGGGCGCGCTGCTCTCCGCGGCCGGCATGACCGCCCTCGTCTGGTGGATCATCGAACTCCCCCAGCACGGCCCCTGGACCGCCGCACTGCCCGTCGCCCTCGTGTCCCTGACCGGCTTCGTGATCTGGGAGAACACCACCAGGTCCCCCATGGTCCCGCTCGTCCTCTTCAAGCACCGCGACTTCAGCGGCGGTTCGCTCTCCCTGGCCCTGGTCCAGATCGGCAACGGCGGCCTCCTGCTCGTCCTGACCCAGTACCTCCAGTTCGTGCTCGGCTACTCGCCCGTCAAGGCCGGCCTGGCCTTCCTGCCGCTCGCGGTCACGGCCCTCCTCGGCAACGGCGCCGGGGTCAAGCTCGCCGCGAAGTACGGCAACCGGTGGGTGATCCTGGCGGGCATGCTGGTGATGGCGGCCTGCTTCGCCCTGCTGACCACGGTCACGGCGGACTCCGGCTTCACCGTCCCGGCGGTGGCACTCGGCCTGCTCGGCCTCGGTGCGGGTCTGGCGATGCCGGCCGCGGTGGCCGCGCTGATGGGTACCATCCCCGAGGACAAGGCGGGAGTCGGCTCGGCCCTGAACGACACCGTCCAGCAGGCGGGCACCGCACTGGGCATCGCGATCCTCGGCTCGCTGCTGTCGAGCGGGTTCGCGGACCGGATGCCGGAGGGGACGCCGGAGCAGGCGAGGCACTCGATAGCCGGAGCGGTGGCCCTGAAGGACCCGGCTCTGGTGGCGGCGGCCCGCGAGGCCTTCACCGCCTCGATGTCCATGACCTTCACGGTCAGCGCGATCGGCGTCCTGGCGGCGGCGGTGCTGGCGGCGCTGGTGATGCGGGGCGACCGGCGGACACCGAAGGAGACGACTGATCGCGAACCGGCACTCGCCGCCTGA
- the aspS gene encoding aspartate--tRNA ligase → MHRYRSHTCGELRSSDVGTDVRLSGWLHNRRDLGGILFIDLRDHYGITQLVARPGTAAYEALDKVSKESTVRVDGKVVSRGAENINSELPTGEIEVEVGEVELLGAAAPLPFTINTEDGVNEERRLEYRFLDLRRERMHKNIMLRSSVIASIRSKMVALGFNEMATPILSATSPEGARDFVVPSRLNPGKFYALPQAPQQFKQLLMISGFDRYFQIAPCFRDEDARADRSPGEFYQLDVEMSFVEQEDVFQPIEQLMTELFTEFGGGREVTSPFPRIPFREAMLKYGSDKPDLRAKLELVDITDVFEGSEFKAFAGKHVRALAVPDVSAQPRKFFDQLGDYAVSQGAKGLAWVRVAEDGSLSGPIAKFLTEENVAELTKRLSLAAGHAVFFGAGEFDEVSKIMGAVRVEAAKRAGHFEEGVFRFCWIVDFPMYEKDEETGAIDFSHNPFSMPQGGLEALETQDPLDILGWQYDIVCNGVELSSGAIRNHEPDIMLKAFEIAGYDKETVEEKFAGMLRAFRFGAPPHGGIAPGVDRIVMLLADEPNIRETISFPLNGNAQDLMMGAPTELEEARLRELHLSVRKPQPK, encoded by the coding sequence ATGCATCGGTACAGGTCCCACACCTGCGGCGAGCTCCGCTCCTCTGACGTCGGCACCGACGTCCGACTGAGTGGCTGGCTGCACAATCGGCGCGACCTGGGCGGCATCCTCTTCATCGATCTGCGCGATCACTACGGCATCACGCAGCTGGTCGCCCGCCCGGGCACCGCCGCCTACGAGGCGCTGGACAAGGTCTCCAAGGAGTCCACGGTCCGCGTCGACGGCAAGGTGGTCTCCCGGGGCGCGGAGAACATCAACTCCGAGCTGCCCACCGGTGAGATCGAGGTCGAGGTCGGCGAGGTGGAGCTGCTCGGCGCGGCCGCCCCGCTGCCGTTCACGATCAACACCGAGGACGGGGTCAACGAGGAGCGGCGCCTGGAGTACCGCTTCCTCGACCTGCGCCGCGAGCGGATGCACAAGAACATCATGCTGCGGTCGTCGGTGATCGCCTCGATCCGCTCGAAGATGGTCGCCCTCGGCTTCAACGAGATGGCGACGCCGATCCTGTCGGCGACCTCCCCCGAGGGCGCCCGCGACTTCGTGGTGCCCTCCCGCCTGAACCCGGGCAAGTTCTACGCCCTCCCCCAGGCGCCGCAGCAGTTCAAGCAGCTGCTGATGATCTCGGGCTTCGACCGCTACTTCCAGATCGCGCCCTGCTTCCGTGACGAGGACGCGCGCGCGGACCGTTCGCCGGGCGAGTTCTACCAGCTCGACGTCGAGATGAGCTTCGTCGAGCAGGAGGATGTCTTCCAGCCGATCGAGCAGCTCATGACCGAGCTGTTCACGGAGTTCGGCGGCGGCCGCGAGGTCACCTCGCCGTTCCCGCGGATCCCGTTCCGCGAGGCGATGCTGAAGTACGGCTCCGACAAGCCGGACCTGCGGGCCAAGCTGGAGCTCGTCGACATCACCGACGTCTTCGAGGGCTCGGAGTTCAAGGCGTTCGCCGGCAAGCACGTGCGGGCGCTGGCGGTCCCGGACGTCTCCGCGCAGCCCCGGAAGTTCTTCGACCAGCTCGGTGACTACGCGGTCTCGCAGGGCGCCAAGGGCCTGGCCTGGGTGCGGGTGGCCGAGGACGGCTCGCTGTCCGGCCCGATCGCGAAGTTCCTCACCGAGGAGAACGTCGCCGAGCTGACCAAGCGGCTGTCGCTGGCCGCCGGGCACGCGGTGTTCTTCGGCGCGGGCGAGTTCGACGAGGTCTCGAAGATCATGGGCGCGGTCCGCGTCGAGGCCGCCAAGCGTGCCGGGCACTTCGAGGAGGGCGTCTTCCGGTTCTGCTGGATCGTCGACTTCCCGATGTACGAGAAGGACGAGGAGACCGGCGCGATCGACTTCTCGCACAACCCGTTCTCCATGCCGCAGGGCGGCCTCGAGGCCCTGGAGACCCAGGACCCGCTGGACATCCTGGGCTGGCAGTACGACATCGTCTGCAACGGCGTCGAGCTGTCCTCCGGTGCGATCCGGAACCACGAGCCGGACATCATGCTCAAGGCGTTCGAGATCGCGGGCTACGACAAGGAGACCGTCGAGGAGAAGTTCGCCGGCATGCTGCGCGCGTTCCGCTTCGGCGCCCCGCCGCACGGCGGCATCGCCCCCGGCGTCGACCGCATCGTCATGCTCCTCGCGGACGAGCCGAACATCCGCGAGACCATCTCCTTCCCGCTCAACGGCAACGCCCAGGACCTGATGATGGGCGCGCCGACGGAGCTGGAGGAGGCCCGGCTGAGGGAGCTGCACCTGTCGGTGCGCAAGCCGCAGCCGAAGTAG
- a CDS encoding intradiol ring-cleavage dioxygenase produces MSGHQDDETHEHDRGLSYDLPVLARRRMIRLMAGAGAGLVPLVGCTADGSSSTARTSPSATDTRAATETDTTCAPIPEETAGPYPGDGSNGVNVLKESGVVRTDITSSFGDSAGGTAEGVPLTLTLTVVDAASGCGTPRKGAAVYVWHCDREGGYSLYTEGVTDENYLRGVQETDDQGRVTFTSVFPGCYPGRWPHVHFEVYGSLEDATSATAITSTSQLAFPKDVCDTVYATEGYEGSVANLRRLSLESDMVFRDGHDHQLATVKGSAEEGYAASLTVAV; encoded by the coding sequence ATGAGCGGACATCAGGATGACGAGACGCATGAGCACGACCGGGGGCTCTCCTACGACCTTCCCGTGCTGGCCCGCCGGCGGATGATCCGGCTCATGGCGGGGGCGGGGGCGGGTCTGGTGCCGCTGGTGGGCTGCACCGCCGACGGCTCCTCCTCTACGGCCCGGACGTCGCCGTCCGCCACGGACACGAGGGCGGCCACGGAGACGGACACCACGTGCGCCCCCATCCCCGAGGAGACCGCCGGCCCCTACCCCGGCGACGGCTCGAACGGCGTGAACGTGCTGAAGGAGAGCGGAGTCGTCCGCACCGACATCACCAGCAGCTTCGGCGACTCCGCGGGCGGCACCGCCGAGGGCGTGCCCCTGACGCTGACGCTCACGGTGGTGGACGCCGCTTCCGGCTGCGGGACCCCGAGGAAGGGGGCCGCCGTGTACGTGTGGCACTGCGACCGGGAGGGCGGCTACTCCCTCTACACCGAGGGCGTCACCGACGAGAACTACCTGCGGGGCGTCCAGGAGACCGACGACCAAGGGCGGGTCACCTTCACCAGCGTCTTCCCCGGCTGCTACCCGGGCCGCTGGCCGCACGTCCACTTCGAGGTCTACGGCAGCCTGGAGGACGCGACGAGCGCCACCGCGATCACCAGCACCTCGCAGCTCGCCTTCCCGAAGGACGTGTGCGACACCGTGTACGCGACCGAGGGGTACGAGGGGAGCGTGGCCAATCTGCGACGGCTCTCGCTGGAGTCGGACATGGTCTTCCGGGACGGCCACGACCACCAGCTCGCGACGGTGAAGGGGAGTGCGGAGGAGGGGTACGCCGCTTCGCTGACCGTCGCGGTGTGA
- a CDS encoding recombinase family protein — translation MAIRVGVYLRQSELRVTGSEASTAAQHRECLKALESWDVPPAHVEVYEDLGISAFKNVERPGYGRLLRDVRAGRINVIMVHYMSRLSRKSPAETYDELRPLLTNRVRIISVGERREFHTDNPLALMELLLKLQAGHDESMNKSRAVKAAKALEASLGGYTGKVPFGFTLVRETRRSPEGKPVCVKVLTPDENHEAPIVRRIVDIVEEWIATDDTSGSCWNLARRLDAEGHLTRGRKTAQRHADAAWDDRTLKRILVDPRIAGFACESRYGVRRDGTPSNKVVEYRVVRDDRGNPVTMCEPIVSPERWYRVHQWLRDRHPGGGDWHGRAAGALSAMKLLYCECGAYMTHGGSGFKKHYRCRRRAVEPGRHMGTVTIGAKGIEEYLARQVLAMIAAAQHDEAAKAVLTHATARYEQEQERVRIEELSPGELPCCTWLPPEGADPVGPGSWWWNATRDDKRAFFRLFLNRVEVRKAYRHAGRSVPTESRVSITWAGGVTFDAPR, via the coding sequence ATGGCGATCCGGGTGGGGGTGTACCTACGCCAATCCGAACTCCGTGTCACCGGGAGCGAGGCCAGCACCGCGGCTCAGCACAGAGAATGCCTGAAGGCCCTGGAGTCGTGGGACGTCCCGCCCGCTCACGTCGAGGTCTACGAGGACCTGGGGATCAGCGCCTTCAAAAACGTGGAACGCCCCGGCTACGGACGGCTGCTGCGCGATGTCCGGGCCGGGCGCATCAACGTGATCATGGTGCACTACATGTCCCGGCTCAGCCGCAAGAGCCCCGCGGAGACGTACGACGAACTTCGCCCACTCCTCACGAACCGTGTGCGCATCATCAGCGTCGGCGAGCGTCGCGAGTTCCACACCGACAACCCGCTCGCGCTGATGGAACTCTTGCTCAAGCTGCAGGCCGGCCACGACGAGAGCATGAACAAGAGCCGCGCCGTCAAAGCCGCCAAGGCACTGGAGGCCAGCCTGGGCGGCTACACCGGCAAGGTCCCCTTCGGCTTCACCCTCGTCCGTGAGACGCGTAGATCCCCCGAGGGAAAGCCCGTCTGCGTCAAGGTCCTCACGCCTGACGAAAATCACGAAGCACCGATCGTCCGCCGCATCGTGGACATCGTCGAGGAATGGATCGCGACGGACGACACGTCCGGCTCCTGCTGGAACCTCGCCCGCCGCCTCGATGCCGAAGGCCACCTGACCCGCGGCAGGAAGACCGCGCAACGGCACGCCGACGCCGCCTGGGACGACAGGACCCTGAAGCGCATCCTGGTCGATCCCCGCATCGCCGGGTTCGCCTGTGAGAGCAGGTATGGGGTCCGCCGTGACGGCACACCGAGCAACAAGGTCGTCGAGTATCGCGTCGTCCGGGACGACCGGGGAAACCCCGTGACGATGTGCGAGCCGATCGTCAGCCCCGAGCGGTGGTACCGCGTCCACCAGTGGCTGCGAGACCGTCATCCCGGCGGTGGGGACTGGCATGGCAGAGCCGCAGGGGCCCTGTCGGCCATGAAACTCCTGTACTGCGAGTGCGGCGCCTACATGACACACGGTGGAAGCGGCTTCAAGAAGCACTACCGGTGCCGTCGCCGGGCTGTGGAACCAGGCCGGCACATGGGGACAGTCACCATCGGCGCGAAGGGCATCGAGGAGTACCTCGCCCGCCAGGTTCTCGCCATGATCGCGGCGGCCCAGCACGACGAAGCGGCCAAGGCCGTTCTCACCCATGCCACAGCACGGTACGAGCAAGAACAGGAACGCGTCCGAATCGAAGAGCTGAGTCCAGGTGAACTCCCTTGCTGCACCTGGCTGCCACCGGAGGGAGCCGACCCTGTCGGCCCAGGATCGTGGTGGTGGAACGCCACCCGTGACGACAAACGCGCCTTCTTCCGGCTCTTCTTGAACCGTGTCGAGGTGCGCAAGGCCTATCGCCACGCGGGCCGGAGCGTGCCCACCGAGTCACGCGTCAGCATCACTTGGGCAGGCGGCGTCACGTTCGACGCGCCGCGCTGA
- a CDS encoding SpoIIE family protein phosphatase — MRTGEPLPAVGDVLTALATGLWHWDTATELVTVDAEAARLLGLPAERATLTEAQARARLHPVDWNEIISVVGLAVAEDTLAEVRIRIMNERGEVVRTVRSRSKPSYDRQKKSFRLIGTLQEVTEPTPGTPAGRTAVTGDWRRSREAFLLDAGRALAEARSTAEVLRVAAGLSMPGFSPDGLAVFGVEGDRLTIIGHHGQQPGDESPFSHMSLETDYPAAEVVRTGRAVYLSSPDAYRSRYPVTWPLAQRFDRQSWAFLPLTVAGRTMGAWMAGFAYPVAFTPDERSVLTTVARMLAQALSRAGVAESERELTDGLQRSMLPSLGPEIPGMTVAARYVPTGGGLQVGGDWYDMIPLPGGTSRASAGGGRFALVIGDVQGHDVRAAGLMGQLRIALRAYASEGHRPDAVLSRASRFLNGMTYGGDGDPNDTRFATCLYIEVDPATGALEVARAGHPEPAIRLTDGTVLARTTTGGLPLGIDPDADYPTTRIVLQPGETLMLCTDGLIETGGHDFETGWKRVRTILETHDGGTEELADALVQAVHGPSSHHTTGPLADRREDDIAVLLLHRQSQTGGDPAAPRPSVRRTMLSVAQAEPERIAVARQQLRELLHDWPSADQVDSAVLLLSETLTNVLVHTDADALLLAEVRGEPGDRRMRVEVTDTSDDLPHKRRPGELASSGRGLMLIELLADLWGVDPRGEGKSIWFELYETPGETPGLTSGETPGLTSGELSDGASGEPSA; from the coding sequence ATGCGCACTGGTGAGCCCCTGCCCGCCGTGGGGGATGTCCTCACCGCCCTCGCGACCGGCCTGTGGCACTGGGACACCGCCACCGAACTGGTCACGGTCGACGCGGAGGCCGCCCGGCTGCTCGGCCTGCCCGCCGAGCGGGCCACCCTCACGGAGGCCCAGGCCCGGGCCCGGCTGCACCCCGTCGACTGGAACGAGATCATCAGCGTCGTCGGGCTCGCCGTCGCCGAGGACACCCTCGCCGAGGTCCGGATCAGGATCATGAACGAGCGGGGCGAGGTGGTCCGTACCGTACGCAGCCGCTCCAAGCCGTCGTACGACCGGCAGAAGAAGTCGTTCCGGCTGATCGGCACCCTCCAGGAGGTCACCGAGCCGACCCCCGGCACCCCCGCCGGACGCACCGCGGTCACCGGGGACTGGCGGCGCTCCCGCGAGGCCTTCCTGCTGGACGCGGGCCGCGCCCTGGCCGAGGCCCGCTCCACCGCCGAGGTCCTGCGGGTCGCCGCGGGCCTGTCCATGCCCGGCTTCAGCCCCGACGGCCTGGCCGTCTTCGGCGTCGAGGGCGACCGGCTGACGATCATCGGCCACCACGGCCAGCAGCCCGGCGACGAGAGCCCCTTCTCCCACATGTCCCTGGAGACCGACTATCCGGCCGCCGAGGTCGTCCGCACCGGCCGCGCCGTCTACCTCTCCAGCCCCGACGCCTACCGCTCCCGCTACCCGGTCACCTGGCCGCTCGCGCAGCGCTTCGACCGCCAGTCCTGGGCGTTCCTGCCGCTGACGGTGGCCGGCCGCACCATGGGCGCCTGGATGGCGGGCTTCGCCTACCCGGTCGCCTTCACCCCCGACGAACGCTCCGTGCTGACGACGGTGGCCCGGATGCTGGCCCAGGCACTGTCCCGCGCGGGCGTGGCCGAGTCCGAACGGGAACTCACCGACGGCCTCCAGCGCTCCATGCTCCCGAGCCTCGGCCCCGAGATACCCGGCATGACCGTCGCCGCCCGCTACGTCCCCACCGGTGGCGGCCTCCAGGTCGGCGGCGACTGGTACGACATGATCCCGCTGCCCGGCGGCACCTCGCGCGCGAGCGCCGGCGGCGGCCGCTTCGCCCTGGTCATCGGGGACGTCCAGGGCCATGACGTCCGGGCGGCCGGCCTCATGGGCCAGCTCCGCATCGCCCTGCGCGCCTACGCCTCCGAGGGCCACCGCCCCGACGCGGTCCTCTCCCGCGCCTCCCGCTTCCTCAACGGCATGACGTACGGCGGCGACGGCGACCCCAACGACACCCGGTTCGCGACCTGCCTGTACATCGAGGTCGATCCGGCGACCGGCGCCCTGGAGGTGGCCCGGGCCGGCCATCCCGAGCCTGCGATCCGTCTGACCGACGGCACGGTCCTGGCCCGCACCACGACCGGCGGCCTCCCGCTGGGCATCGACCCGGACGCCGACTACCCCACGACCCGGATCGTCCTCCAGCCCGGCGAGACGCTGATGCTCTGCACGGACGGACTGATCGAGACCGGCGGCCATGACTTCGAGACCGGCTGGAAACGCGTCCGCACGATCCTGGAGACCCACGACGGCGGCACGGAGGAACTCGCCGACGCCCTGGTCCAGGCCGTCCACGGCCCCTCCTCCCACCACACCACCGGCCCCCTCGCCGACCGCCGCGAGGACGACATAGCGGTCCTCCTGCTGCACCGGCAGTCGCAGACCGGCGGCGACCCGGCCGCCCCACGGCCCTCCGTCCGCCGCACGATGCTCTCGGTGGCCCAGGCGGAACCGGAACGGATCGCGGTGGCCCGCCAGCAGCTGCGCGAGCTGCTGCACGACTGGCCCTCCGCCGACCAGGTCGACTCGGCGGTCCTGCTGCTCTCCGAGACGCTGACGAACGTCCTGGTCCACACCGACGCGGACGCGCTGCTCCTCGCCGAGGTCCGCGGCGAGCCCGGCGACCGGCGGATGCGTGTCGAGGTCACCGACACCAGCGACGACCTCCCCCACAAGCGACGCCCGGGCGAACTGGCCTCCTCGGGCCGCGGCCTGATGCTGATCGAGCTGCTGGCGGATCTGTGGGGCGTGGACCCCCGGGGCGAGGGCAAGAGCATCTGGTTCGAGCTCTACGAGACCCCGGGCGAGACTCCGGGCTTGACCTCGGGCGAGACCCCGGGCTTGACCTCGGGCGAGCTGTCGGACGGGGCCTCCGGCGAGCCCTCCGCCTAG
- a CDS encoding pirin family protein: MPAVTVDNPLTLPRVAATADAVARPVLGVTTAPSGFEGEGFPVRRAFAGIHYRHLDPFIMMDQMGEVDYPAGAPKGTPWHPHRGFETVTYIIDGTFIHQDSNGGGGTITNGDTQWMTAGSGLLHIETPPESLVKSGGLFHGLQLWVNLPAKDKMKDPRYQDIRGGQVQLLTSPDGGALLRVIAGELDGHQGPGITHTPITMIHATLAPGAEITLPWSEEYNALAYVLAGRGSVGAEHRPIHLGQTAVFGAGSSLTISADEKQDSNAPALEVVLLGGRPIREPMVHYGPFVMNTREELQQAFDDFQKGRLGTIPAVHGMSEGGL, encoded by the coding sequence ATGCCTGCAGTGACTGTCGACAACCCGCTGACCCTGCCGCGCGTGGCCGCGACGGCGGACGCGGTGGCCCGTCCCGTCCTCGGCGTGACGACCGCGCCGAGTGGCTTCGAGGGCGAGGGCTTCCCGGTGCGCAGGGCGTTCGCGGGGATCCATTACCGGCACCTGGATCCGTTCATCATGATGGATCAGATGGGGGAGGTCGATTACCCTGCCGGCGCCCCGAAGGGGACCCCCTGGCATCCGCACCGTGGCTTCGAGACCGTCACGTACATCATCGACGGCACCTTCATCCACCAGGACTCCAACGGTGGCGGCGGCACCATCACGAACGGTGACACGCAGTGGATGACAGCAGGCTCCGGCCTCCTGCACATCGAGACTCCGCCCGAGTCGCTCGTGAAGTCCGGCGGCCTCTTCCACGGCCTCCAGCTGTGGGTGAATTTGCCGGCCAAGGACAAGATGAAGGACCCGCGCTACCAGGACATCCGGGGTGGCCAGGTCCAGCTGCTGACGTCGCCGGACGGCGGCGCTCTGTTGCGGGTGATCGCGGGCGAGCTGGACGGGCACCAGGGGCCCGGCATCACCCACACGCCGATCACGATGATCCACGCGACGCTGGCACCGGGTGCGGAGATCACCCTGCCGTGGAGTGAGGAGTACAACGCTCTCGCGTACGTCCTGGCGGGCCGTGGCAGCGTGGGTGCCGAGCACCGTCCCATCCACTTGGGCCAGACCGCCGTCTTCGGCGCCGGTTCGTCCCTGACCATCAGCGCGGACGAGAAGCAGGACTCCAACGCGCCGGCCCTCGAGGTCGTCCTCCTGGGCGGCCGGCCGATCCGCGAACCGATGGTCCACTACGGTCCGTTCGTCATGAACACCCGTGAGGAACTCCAGCAGGCCTTCGACGACTTCCAGAAGGGACGGCTGGGGACGATTCCCGCCGTGCACGGAATGTCGGAGGGCGGCCTGTAG
- a CDS encoding SseB family protein, giving the protein MYGYDQNAGAQQQYGVPPQQPMAGGVGGYGQQPPLYPEPSPPSLADAVRAFTTGQMAAEDFQQVFATSKVYCPRGDNPGFLALHNTQQPVIPMFTTLKELRRYAGKESKYFVITGAEVLDLLPTGYGFVLDMEGEHRIVFDAKAVEQMVEFAMRRMYG; this is encoded by the coding sequence ATGTACGGCTACGACCAGAACGCTGGCGCCCAGCAGCAGTACGGCGTCCCACCGCAGCAGCCCATGGCCGGCGGTGTGGGCGGGTACGGCCAGCAGCCGCCGCTGTACCCCGAGCCGTCCCCGCCCTCCCTCGCGGACGCGGTGCGTGCCTTCACCACCGGGCAGATGGCGGCCGAGGACTTCCAGCAGGTCTTCGCCACGTCCAAGGTCTACTGCCCGCGCGGCGACAACCCCGGGTTCCTCGCCCTGCACAACACCCAGCAGCCGGTGATCCCCATGTTCACCACGCTCAAGGAACTGCGCAGGTACGCGGGCAAGGAGTCCAAGTACTTCGTGATCACCGGCGCCGAGGTCCTCGACCTGCTGCCGACCGGGTACGGGTTCGTCCTCGACATGGAGGGGGAGCACCGGATCGTCTTCGACGCGAAGGCCGTCGAGCAGATGGTCGAGTTCGCGATGCGGCGGATGTACGGCTAG